One genomic segment of Passer domesticus isolate bPasDom1 chromosome 21, bPasDom1.hap1, whole genome shotgun sequence includes these proteins:
- the MYO9B gene encoding unconventional myosin-IXb isoform X12 encodes MSLKDADSAVCQAKAAYNLHIYPQLSTESAPCCKVTATKDSTSSDVIKDVINILNLDVSKHYVLVEVKESGGEEWVLDINDSPVHRVLLWPRRAQDEHPQKDGYYFLLQERNTDGTIKYVQMQLLSKETDARRLVERGFLPWHQEDFDDLCNLPNLTETTLLENLKCRFLKHRIYTYAGSILIAINPFKFLPIYNPKYVKMYENHQLGKLEPHIFAIADVAYHTMLKKHVNQCIVISGESGSGKTQSTNFLIHCLTALSQKGYASGVERTILGAGPVLEAFGNAKTAHNNNSSRFGKFIQVNYLENGIVRGAVVEKYLLEKSRLVSQEKDERNYHVFYYLLLGVNEEERKEFHLKQPEDYFYLNQHNLKIEDGEDLRHEFERLKQAMEMVGFLSATKKQIFSILSAILYLGNVTYKKKATGRDEGLDVGPPEVLDILSQLLKVKREILVEVLTKRKTVTANDKLILPYSLNEAITARDSMAKSLYSALFDWIVLRINHALLNKKDMEESVTCLSIGVLDIFGFEDFETNSFEQFCINYANEQLQYYFNQHIFKLEQEEYKSEGITWHNIDYTDNVACIHLISKKPTGLFYLLDEESNFPHATNQTLLAKFKQQHEENKFFVGTPVMEPAFIIRHFAGKVKYQIKDFREKNMDYMRPDIVALLRSSDSAFVRELIGMDPVAVFRWAVLRAAIRAMAVFAQAGRDRAQKTAGGAGMEQGMAGVVRQGPRVPLGELQRSNTPVEKVYRDMHEQIIASIKGLPWQGDDPCELLRSLSQLQHRSHLLKSRGVKQKQIIPKNLLDSKSLKLIMSMTLHDRTTKSLLHLHKKKKPPSISAQFQTSLNKLLETLGRAEPFFIRCIRSNAEKKEMLFDESLVLQQLRYTGMLETVRIRRSGYSAKYTFQEFIDQFQVLLPKNAKASKEDICAYLNKLKLNENYYQIGKTKVFMKEAERQILQDTLHKEVIRKIILLQSWLRMVLERRRFLRMRQAAVVLQACWRSRCVRMALQRNNAAIEIQAAWRRHRQRKRFLQLRRRLCLLQALVRGHLQRKRYQKMVLERQKAEKEQREMQEDEDKEQDTSKTYDIHEDMSKDEQSEPAADELPVKHESEPDQAVQDEDQAQNEQAENLSSSERATLPQKQPGEGSERVTNSREKRESRRQRGLEHNDLQNKHVLLSFEGPSALCHEEQTVSEEPLETAPEPEKSPAQEDNVLQGSSEGEKSASEEKALSDTPPSSEIKESGSVPEQPPGSDAEDTAADRTKAQRNQNNQIKGSQSFTCPERPTDLALNVHNTLSATGSFQGPADCWADRNRRQRAAKELDSPTAAIQRYVDDPEKLKYKREKWKGKRQSDAGQNDVLSQSLDGRIRVDKSPQDHLEKKGSSASLSDLSTLAQTVAMNQQSPDPIEEEKGNKKFPVQKKPSDHFPTLDTAVPVQPASQQGDAKSAFKSPLRRLLGKKPDKKIAKESSDVIEEGDGLSLVSCVLFTDTGGTQKVSEGSSGQPGRPQAGKESSKAKKNRTIKISKISSVSQNWRASMVREIANANELKHLDEFLLNKINDLRSQKSGVECLFFEATEKFRGNIKTMYSAPNGQIHVGYKDLVENYQLLVTNLAKKREEKEVKLVLNLFLSLLDEFIRGYTKKEESEQPKQTKAQKKKRKQDRAIEEHNGHVFTNYQVSIRQSCEHCSSYIWPMEKACLCSVCKLTCHKKCMSKIQSSCTSCGKKGEQDAEPRHFGVCVSALTSERNSVPVVMEKLLEYVEMHGLYTEGIYRKSGSANRMKELKQLLQEDPNSVKLENYPIHTITGILKQWLRELPDPLMTSAQYNDFLRAVELPEKQEQLCAIYSVLEQLPQANHNTLERLIFHLVKVALIEDVNRMSPNALAIVFAPCLLRCPDTSDPLTSMKDVSKTTMCVEMLIKEQIRKYKIKMEEINQLEAAESFAFRRLSLLRQNTLWPIKLGFSSPYEGKLSKSSQVKGNDSGTSELDSVHEEEDVSEANNREKEILIDRIQSIKEEKEDITYRLPELDQRGSDEENVDSETSASTESLLEDKPGRVDTEGQY; translated from the exons ATGAGTTTAAAAGATGCTGACAGTGCAGTTTGCCAGGCAAAGGCAGCCTATAATCTTCATATTTACCCCCAACTCTCAACAGAAAGTGCTCCCTGCTGCAAAGTGACAGCAACTAAGGACAGTACGTCATCAGATGTCATCAAGGATGTGATTAACATCTTAAACTTGGATGTCTCCAAACATTACGTGCTTGTGGAGGTGAAAGAATCAGGTGGAGAAGAATGGGTACTTGACATAAACGATTCTCCTGTGCACAGGGTTTTGCTGTGGCCTCGGCGCGCTCAGGACGAGCACCCGCAGAAGGATGGGTACTacttcctgctgcaggaaaggaaCACTGATGGCACCATCAAGTATGTGCAgatgcagctgctctccaaggAGACGGATGCCCGGCGCTTGGTGGAGAGGGGTTTTCTGCCCTGGCACCAGGAGGACTTTGATGACCTTTGCAACCTGCCCAACCTGACGGAGACAACGCTCCTGGAGAATCTCAAGTGCCGCTTCCTGAAGCACAGAATCTACACTTACGCAGGAAGCATCCTGATTGCAATTAACCCCTTCAAGTTCCTGCCCATTTATAACCCCAAGTACGTCAAGATGTATGAGAACCATCAGCTTGGGAAGTTGGAGCCTCATATTTTTGCCATTGCTGATGTGGCCTATCACACAATGCTTAAAAAACATGTTAATCAGTGCATCGTTATATCAGGTGAAAGTGGGTCTGGGAAAACCCAAAGCACAAACTTCTTAATTCACTGCCTCACGGCACTGAGCCAGAAAGGGTACGCCAGTGGTGTGGAGAGAACCATTCTGGGAGCTGGACCAGTTCTGGAG GCATTTGGAAATGCAAAAACAGCACATAACAATAATTCCAGTCGTTTTGGGAAGTTCATTCAAGTCAACTATTTAGAGAATGGTATTGTCCGGGG GGCTGTGGTTGAAAAATACCTGCTTGAAAAATCTCGTCTGGTTTCTCAAGAAAAAGATGAAAG GAACTACCATGTCTTTTATTATTTGCTACTTGGAGTCAATGAGGAAGAGCGTAAAGAATTTCACCTCAAGCAACCTGAAGATTATTTCTACCTCAACCAG CATAACTTGAAAATTGAAGATGGGGAAGATCTCCGACATGAATTCGAGAGATTAAAACAAGCTATGGAGATGGTTGGCTTCCTTTCAGCAACAAAGAAACA GATCTTTTCAATACTTTCAGCTATTCTGTATTTGGGCAATGTCACATACAAGAAGAAAGCCACAGGTCGGGATGAAGGGTTGGACGTGGGACCTCCTGAAGTGTTGGACATTCTTTCCCAGCTGTTGAAA GTTAAACGGGAAATCCTGGTAGAAGTtctaacaaaaagaaaaactgtgaCTGCTAATGATAAGCTTATTTTGCCATATAGTCTCAATGAG GCAATAACAGCTCGTGATTCCATGGCCAAGTCCTTGTACAGTGCTCTGTTTGATTGGATTGTTCTGAGAATCAATCATGCACTCCTCAacaagaaggacatggaggaaTCTGTTACA TGTCTGTCCATTGGTGTACTTGATATTTTTGGATTTGAAGATTTTGAAACCAACAGTTTTGAGCAGTTCTGTATAAATTATGCAAATGAGCAACTTCAGTATTATTTCAATCAGCACATTTTCAAATTGGAGCAG GAGGAATATAAGAGTGAAGGGATCACTTGGCACAATATTGACTATACTGATAATGTGGCCTGCATTCACTTAATCAGCAAGAAGCCCACTGGCCTCTTCTATCTTCTGGATGAAGAAAGCAA TTTTCCACACGCCACCAACCAAACTCTACTGGCAAAATTCAAACAGCAGCATGAGGAGAACAAGTTTTTTGTTGGAACCCCAGTGATGGAGCCTGCTTTTATCATTCGCCACTTTGCTGGCAAAGTGAAATACCAGATCAAA gatttcaggGAGAAGAACATGGATTACATGAGACCCGACATCGTGGCTCTGCTGCGCAGCAGCGACAGCGCCTTCGTGCGGGAGCTGATCGGGATGGACCCGGTGGCCGTGTTCCGCTGGGCCGTGCTGCGCGCCGCCATCCGCGCCATGGCCGTGTTCGCGCAGGCCGGCCGCGACAGGGCCCAGAAAACGGcaggtggggctgggatggagcagggaatggcag GAGTGGTACGTCAAGGACCCAGAGTTCCCCTTGGAGAGCTCCAGAGATCGAATACGCCGGTAGAAAAAGTTTATCG AGACATGCATGAACAAATCATCGCCAGTATTAAAGGACTGCCCTGGCAGGGTGATGATCCCTGTGAGCTGCTTCGGTCCCTCAGTCAGCTTCAACACCGCTCCCACCTCCT GAAAAGTAGAGGTGTGAAGCAGAAGCAGATCATTCCCAAG AACTTGCTGGATTCCAAATCTCTGAAGCTCATCATGAGCATGACTCTGCACGATCGGACTACAAAGTCCCTTTTGCACTTGCACAAGAAGAAGAAACCCCCCAGCATAAGTGCCCAGTTCCAG ACTTCACTTAACAAGTTGCTGGAGACactgggcagagctgagccatTCTTCATCCGCTGCATCCGCTCCAATGCAGAGAAG AAGGAGATGCTCTTTGATGAGAGCTTGGTGCTGCAGCAGTTACGGTACACGGGCATGCTGGAAACCGTGCGGATCAGGAGGTCTGGCTACAGTGCCAAATACACATTCCAG GAATTCATTGACCAGTTTCAGGTGTTACTGCCCAAAAATGCCAAAGCCTCCAAGGAAGACATTTGTGCTTATTTGAATAAACTAAAACTGAATGAAAACTACTATCAAATAGGGAAGACCAAG GTTTTTATGAAAGAAGCTGAACGGCAGATACTACAGGATACACTACACAAAGAAGTGATCAGGAAAATCATCCTCCTTCAGAGCTGGCTCAGGATGGTTTTGGAAAGGAGACGTTTCCTCAGGATGCGGCAGGCAGCCGTTGTTTTACAG GCGTGCTGGCGCTCCCGCTGTGTCAGGATGGCTCTGCAGAGGAACAACGCTGCCATCGAGATCCAGGCGGCCTGGAGGCGGCACCGGCAGCGGAAAcgcttcctgcagctcaggaggAGACTTTgtctcctgcaggccctggtcaggggacacctgcagagGAAAAG ATACCAGAAAATGGTTCTAGAAAGgcagaaagctgaaaaagaGCAGAGAGAAATGCAGGAAGATGAAGACAAAGAGCAAGATACGAGCAAGACATACGACATACATGAAGATATGAGCAAGGATGAGCAAAGTGAGCCAGCAGCAGATGAGCTACCTGTGAAACACGAGTCAGAGCCAGATCAAGCTGTTCAGGACGAAGATCAAGCTCAAAATGAGCAAGCTGAAAACCTGAGCTCATCTGAGAGAGCCACGTTACCCCAGAAGCAGCCGGGGGAGGGCTCAGAGAGAGTGACCAACAGCCGGGAGAAGCGGGAATCCCGTCGGCAGAGGGGGCTGGAACACAATGACTTACAGAACAAGCATGTGCTCCTGTCCTTTGAAGGACCATCTGCATTGTGCCACGAGGAGCAAACTGTTTCTGAAGAGCCCCTGGAAACTGCTCCAGAGCCAGAGAAATCCCCAGCACAAGAAGATAATGTCCTTCAGGGAAGCAGTGAGGGAGAGAAAAGTGCAAGTGAAGAAAAAGCTCTTTCAGACACTCCACCATCAAGTGAGATAAAGGAAAGTGGTTCTGTTCCTGAGCAGCCACCTGGATCAGATGCAGAGGACACGGCAGCTGATAGAACGAAAGCACAACGGAATCAAAATAACCAAATAAAAGGCAGCCAAAGCTTTACCTGCCCTGAAAGGCCAACAGATCTTGCACTGAATGTTCATAACACACTGTCTGCTACTGGCAGCTTTCAGGGCCCTGCTGACTGCTGGGCAGATAGAAACAGGCGGCAGAGGGCAGCCAAAGAGCTGGACAGCCCCACTGCTGCAATCCAGAGATACGTGGATGACCCAGAGAAGCTCAAGTACAagagagagaagtggaaaggaaAGAGGCAGTCTGATGCTGGCCAGAATGACGTGCTGAGTCAGTCCCTGGATGGAAGGATACGTGTGGATAAGTCTCCTCAGGATCATTTAGA GAAGAAGGGGAGTTCAGCTTCATTAAGTGACCTCTCAACACTGGCCCAGACTGTTGCCATGAACCAG CAGTCACCAGATCCaattgaagaagaaaaaggcaacaAGAAGTTCCCTGTGCAGAAGAAGCCCAGTGACCACTTCCCTACCTTGGACACAGCCGTTCCTGTGCAGCCAGCGAGTCAGCAAGGGGATGCCAA GTCTGCTTTCAAAAGCCCTTTGCGTAGACTTTTGGGGAAAAAGCCAGACAAGAAAATTGCAAAGGAGAGTTCTGATGTGATTGAGGAAGGAGACGGCCTCTCCCTGGTGTCTTGTGTCCTCTTTACAGACACGGGAGGAACCCAGAAAGTTTCAGAAG GTTCTTCAGGGCAGCCAGGCCGCccccaggctgggaaggagagcagCAAAGCCAAGAAGAACAGAACCATAAAGATCAGCAAGATCTCGAGCGTGTCCCAGAACTGGCGCGCGTCCATGGTCCGGGAGATTGCAAACGCCAATGAGCTGAAACACCTGGATGAGTTCCTCCTAAACAAG atcAATGACTTACGCTCCCAGAAGTCTGGTGTTGAATGTTTGTTTTTTGAAGCCACAGAGAAGTTCAGAGGAAACATCAAGACCATGTACTCTGCTCCT aaTGGACAAATCCATGTTGGCTATAAAGATCTGGTGGAAAATTACCAGCTCCTAGTTACAAACCTGGccaaaaaaagggaagagaaagaagtcAAGCTGGTTTTGAATCTCTTTCTATCCCTTCTGGATGAATTCATCAGAGGATATACAAAGAAAGAGGAATCTGAGCAGCCCAAG CAAACCAAAGCCCAGAAGAAGAAACGGAAACAAGATCGTGCA ATTGAAGAGCACAATGGCCACGTGTTCACAAACTACCAAGTGAGCATCCGGCAGTCGTGTGAGCACTGCTCCTCCTACATCTGGCCCATGGAGAAGGCCTGTCTGTGCAGTG TTTGCAAGCTGACTTGTCACAAGAAGTGCATGTCCAAAATCCAGAGCAGCTGTACCTCCTGTGGGAAAAAG GGCGAGCAGGACGCGGAGCCGCGGCACTTCGGGGTGTGCGTGAGCGCCCTGACCAGCGAGAGGAACTCGGTGCCCGTGGTcatggagaagctgctggagtACGTGGAGATGCACGGGCTCTACACAGAAGGCATCTACAGGAAATCAGGATCAGCAAATCGGATGAAGGAGCTGAAGCAGTTGCTGCAAGAAG aCCCAAACTCAGTGAAACTGGAGAATTACCCTATTCACACCATCACGGGGATCCTCAAGCAGTGGCTGAGGGAATTGCCAGACCCACTGATGACCTCAGCACAGTACAATGATTTTCTCAGAGCTGTAG AACTACCAGAGAAACAGGAGCAACTCTGTGCCATTTACAgtgtcctggagcagctgccacaaGCAAATCATAATACCTTGGAACGACTCATCTTCCATCTTGTCAA AGTGGCTTTGATAGAGGATGTGAACCGCATGTCCCCCAACGCCTTGGCCATCGTGTTTGCTCCGTGCCTCTTGCGCTGTCCTGAtacctctgaccccctgaccagCATGAAGGATGTCTCAAAAACAACCAT GTGTGTAGAAATGCTCATAAAGGAGCAGATAAGGAAGTACAAGataaaaatggaagaaatcaatcagctggaagcagcagagaGCTTCGCTTTCCGACGGCTCTCGTTGCTTCGGCAGAACACG CTCTGGCCTATAAAACTTGGGTTCTCTTCCCCTTACGAGGGGAAGCTG AGTAAAAGCTCTCAGGTCAAAGGAAATGACAGTGGCACCTCAGAGCTGGACTCTGTGCACGAAGAGGAGGACGTTTCTGAAGCCAACAACCGGGAGAAGGAGATTCTCATTGATCGCATACAGtcaataaaagaagaaaa GGAGGACATCACTTACCGCTTACCTGAGCTCGACCAGCGAGGCTCTGACGAGGAAAACGTGGACTCGGAGACCTCTGCGAGCACAGAGAGCCTGCTGGAGGACAAACCAGGCCGGGTGGATACCGAAGGTCAGTATTAA